The proteins below come from a single Panicum hallii strain FIL2 chromosome 7, PHallii_v3.1, whole genome shotgun sequence genomic window:
- the LOC112900579 gene encoding uncharacterized protein LOC112900579, protein MANSARLRQLGLPDFIPNGLRIAANSKDNNKTNERNREDADYDPLHDDTDEQDLCDDDIAKGSKGKTSKKTKKQTSDAPPMGVKFRSHKRVYAALTTGPWSNRSISQPGPSLAPSDIHVPPPSHPAISQAVGPADQDDGPDAMLQANGHNNFANTDGFDLHDGADVGAQPVGVNQMTNEGGEVPWNRGTNMGHGLNRLNRSHRAKLPIVIPEGQIRPLVPLIAAKYATEINIAVRNHMPVLTHWKEYKGRAEIEEFLGILRAKFNIDTNDAVVKNGCLEMMRNAVRNQRHRLKKEFFDTFPLHLVPKTSPVKSTSDKEWLDLVEMWKTPKKMMICQKNKDNRGNVLLHQTTGSCSYAVFVENLEDENEDENTERNAFNLFKMCHFSKKKDGYTPAVQSAITQMETQLAAQPTQGEQPKSAVQVVANVLERNNKKSAFLQNVGMQTKRPRMSAQLEAEKRENAKFRLIVSNQREQMEGLSKQVQETELTRIRDKEEMSKKQAELEAKLELVLGPIGVLQLLLPLLLESNSKLF, encoded by the exons ATGGCAAACAGTGCAAGGCTACGGCAACTTGGTCTTCCTGATTTCATCCCCAATGGTTTGAGAATAGCTGCCAATTCTAAAGACAATAACAAGACAAATGAGAGAAATAGAGAAGATGCTGACTATGATCCTTTGCACGATGATACCGATGAACAAGATTTGTGTGATGATGACATTGCTAAG GGCTCTAAGGGGAAGACCAGCAAGAAAACTAAGAAACAAACCTCAGATGCACCACCTATGGGAGTCAAGTTTCGCTCTCATAAGAGGGTTTATGCAGCACTTACTACAGGTCCATGGTCAAACAGAAGCATTTCCCAGCCTGGTCCAAGTCTTGCACCAAGTGACATCCATGTGCCACCTCCATCACACCCTGCTATCAGCCAAGCTGTTGGACCTGCTGATCAAG ATGATGGACCCGATGCCATGCTGCAAGCTAATGGTCACAACAACTTTGCCAACACAG ATGGTTTTGACTTGCATGATGGAGCTGATGTCGGCGCGCAACCTGTTGGTGTCAACCAGATGACCAATGAAG GAGGAGAGGTGCCATGGAACCGAGGAACTAATATGGGACATGGCCTCAACAGGCTTAACCGATCTCATCGGGCCAAGCTGCCAATTGTCATACCGGAAGGGCAAATCAGGCCCCTGGTACCTCTTATTGCTGCAAAGTATGCAACTGAAATCAACATTGCAGTCAGGAACCATATGCCTGTGCTCACGCACTGGAAGGAGTACAAGGGACGTGCTGAGATTGAGGAATTTTTGGGAATACTTCGT GCAAAGTTCAACATTGACACAAATGATGCTGTGGTTAAGAATGGTTGCCTTGAAATGATGAGGAATGCAGTTCGCAACCAGCGACATAGGCTCAAGAAAGAATTTTTTGATACTTTTCCATTGCATTTGGTTCCAAAGACTTCTCCTGTGAAATCAACAAGTGATAAGGAATGGCTTGACCTTGTGGAAATGTGGAAGACTCCCAAAAAAATG ATGATTTGTCAAAAGAACAAAGACAACCGAGGGAATGTTTTGTTACATCAAACAACTGGCTCCTGTAGCTACGCGGTATTTGTTGAAAATTTG GAGGATGAGAACGAGGATGAGAATACAGAACGTAATGCGTTTAATTTGTTCAAAATGTGCCACTTCAGCAAGAAAAAGGATGGCTACACACCTGCTGTCCAATCAGCTATT ACTCAAATGGAAACCCAACTGGCTGCACAACCAACACAAGGTGAACAACCCAAGTCTGCGGTTCAGGTTGTAGCTAATGTGCTTGAGCgcaacaacaagaagagtgCCTTCCTTCAGAATGTTGGGATGCAGACTAAGCGACCAAGGATGAGTGCACAACTAGAAGCGGAGAAGAGGGAGAATGCTAAGTTTCGGTTGATTGTCAGCAACCAGCGCGAACAAATGGAAGGCTTGTCAAAGCAAGTGCAGGAAACTGAACTGACAAGGATAAGGGACAAAGAGGAGATGAGCAAGAAGCAAGCTGAGTTGGAGGCAAAACTTGAGCTTGTTCTGG GTCCTATTGgtgttctacaacttttgttgcCTTTGCTTCTGGAATCAAACAGCAAGTTGTTTTAG
- the LOC112899266 gene encoding translation initiation factor IF-2, chloroplastic, with protein sequence MASPASVTNLGSKGRPGPLPAAVARRSHLVTRISFTGFDGIRRWHYEPGRLCRCMVITNLIEEKGVQFSSRGTVSVKADDDNDLLLKPPQKPVPPQKPVRPNGPPEGMKTASPPDRKAAGPTLDDREKVRESLDAVLEKAEKLEASSSGNGDGGNAMPRQNDVSMRNGPGATAVEEAGNSRKTKTLKSVWRKGNPVPTVQKVIREQPRTESRNQSVPAAKPPVSSPSKPVPPLLSKPSVAPSPRRPVKSDTSKDKKGPILIDKFASKRPTVDPVVPEELLDPLKPVRGPPAKVRVDRRKKPETQAGSRRRMPNDDGLVDEDTADVPISGVPVRKGRRWSKAKRRAARLEAMQAEEPVRVEILEVGEEGMLIEDLAYELAVSESEILRFLSVRGVMLDNVQTLDKDLVKMVCMEYDVEVLESGPVKVEEMARKKEFLDEEDLDKLEVRPPIVTIMGHVDHGKTTLLDYIRKSKVVASEAGGITQGIGAYQVLVPVDGDPQACIFLDTPGHEAFGAMRARGARVTDICIIVVAADDGVQPQTSEAIAHARAAGVPIIIAINKIDKEGANPDRVMQELSQIGLMPEMWGGDTPMIQISALTGDNVDELLETIMLVAELQELKANPQRNAKGTVIEACLDKAKGPLATLVVQNGTLNKADIIVCGEAFGKIRAMYDDRGQLVDKAGPSNAVQVIGLNNVPLAGDEFEVVDNLDFARERANVRAETLRIERISAKAGEGKVTLSSIAASVSSAKQAGIDTHELNVILKVDFQGSIEAIRQAIQALPQENVSLRFLLQAPGDVSVSDVDLAVASEGIIFGFNVRAPGSVKNYAKKKSVEIRLYKVIYDLIDDLRNAMEGLLEPAEEEVPIGTAKVRAVFSSGSGKVAGCMITTGKVVQDCNVRVLRKGREIYVGSLDSLRRVKETVKEVGAGLECGIGVDDFDEWEEGDVIEAFNTVKKARTLEEASATVTAALKDAGVQL encoded by the exons ATGGCATCTCCTGCTTCCGTCACAAACCTCGGAAGCAAAGGGAGGCCTGGCCCGCTTCCAGCAGCTGTTGCAAGGAGGTCGCACCTGGTTACGAGGATCAGTTTCACTGGGTTTGATGGCATTCGGCGGTGGCATTACGAGCCCGGGAGGCTGTGCAGGTGCATGGTCATCACTAATCTGATTGAGGAGAAGGGTGTTCAGTTCTCGTCAAGAGGGACTGTCAGTGTGAAAGCTGATGATGACAATGATCTGCTTCTGAAGCCGCCACAGAAGCCAGTCCCGCCACAGAAACCAGTCCGGCCGAATGGGCCACCCGAGGGCATGAAAACGGCATCACCGCCTGATAGGAAGGCAGCGGGACCGACTTTAGACGACAGAGAGAAGGTCAGGGAGTCGTTGGACGCTGTATTGGAAAAGGCAGAAAAGCTTGAAGCCTCGAGCTCTGGAAATGGAGATGGTGGAAATGCCATGCCCAGGCAGAATGATGTTTCAATGCGCAATGGTCCAGGGGCAACAGCAGTGGAGGAGGCTGGAAATTCGAGAAAGACAAAAACACTAAAGAGTGTATGGCGAAAGGGGAACCCCGTACCGACTGTACAGAAAGTAATTAGAGAGCAACCACGAACAGAAAGTAGGAATCAGTCTGTACCTGCTGCTAAACCTCCAGTGTCATCTCCATCAAAACCAGTTCCTCCGCTACTATCAAAGCCTTCTGTAGCACCGTCACCTCGTCGTCCTGTCAAGTCTGATACATCAAAGGACAAAAAAGGACCTATCCTAATAGATAAATTTGCTTCCAAGAGGCCAACAGTTGATCCAGTTGTTCCTGAGGAGTTGTTAGATCCACTAAAGCCAGTACGAGGCCCGCCAGCAAAAGTCAGAGTTGATCGTCGCAAAAAACCTGAAACACAAGCTGGTTCCCGCCGACGTATGCCCAATGATGATGGATTAGTTGATGAGGATACTGCTGATGTGCCAATTTCTGGTGTTCCAGTGCGCAAGGGTAGAAGGTGGAGCAAGGCAAAACGTCGGGCTGCAAGGCTTGAGGCTATGCAGGCTGAAGAGCCAGTCAGAGTTGAGATCCTTGAAGTAGGTGAAGAAGGTATGCTGATTGAGGACTTGGCATATGAATTGGCAGTTAGTGAATCAGAAATTTTGCGCTTCTTGTCTGTGAGAGGAGTTATGCTTGATAACGTTCAGACTCTGGATAAAGACTTGGTTAAGATGGTTTGCATGGAATATGATGTTGAAGTACTAGAAAGTGGCCCTGTGAAAGTAGAGGAAATGGCAAGGAAAAAGGAGTTCCTTGATGAGGAAGATTTAGATAAATTGGAAGTGAGACCTCCCATTGTGACTATCATGGGCCATGTTGATCATGGGAAG ACAACTTTGTTGGATTATATACGAAAGAGCAAG GTGGTGGCATCTGAAGCTGGTGGTATAACACAAGGGATTGGGGCATACCAAGTTCTTGTACCAGTTGATGGAGACCCTCAAGCCTGTATTTTTCTGGATACGCCAGGCCATGAG GCGTTTGGTGCAATGAGAGCTCGAGGAGCTCGAGTAACTGATATCTGTATCATTGTTGTGGCTGCGGATGATGGTGTTCAGCCACAAACAAGTGAGGCAATTGCACATGCAAGGGCAGCTGGAGTTCCTATTATAATAGCAATAAACAAG ATAGACAAGGAGGGAGCTAATCCAGATCGAGTCATGCAAGAGCTTTCCCAAATCGGACTTATGCCAGAGATGTGGGGTGGTGATACCCCAATGATTCAG ATAAGTGCTCTTACTGGAGATAATGTTGACGAACTTTTGGAGACTATCATGCTTGTTGCTGAG TTGCAAGAATTAAAGGCTAATCCACAAAGAAATGCAAAGGGCACTGTTATTGAAGCATGCCTTGACAAGGCCAAAGGGCCACTTGCCACCTTAGTTGTTCAGAATGGAACCTTAAACAAGGCTGATATTATTGTGTGTGGTGAAGCTTTTGGAAAG ATCCGCGCAATGTATGACGACCGTGGGCAGCTTGTTGACAAAGCAGGACCATCCAACGCCGTGCAG GTTATTGGCCTTAATAATGTTCCCCTCGCTGGTGATGAATTTGAGGTTGTTGACAACCTAGATTTTGCACGTGAAAGAGCGAATGTGCGTGCTGAAACACTACGCATAGAAAGGATATCTGCAAAAGCTGGTGAAGGGAAAGTCACTCTCTCATCAATTGCAGCATCAGTTTCATCTGCGAAGCAAGCTGGGATTGATACACATGAGCTGAATGTCATCCTTAAAGTTGATTTTCAG GGTTCGATTGAGGCCATTAGGCAAGCTATCCAGGCATTACCACAAGAAAATGTCTCTCTGAGGTTCCTACTTCAAGCTCCTGGAGATGTGAGTGTTAGTGATGTTGATCTGGCTGTTGCTTCGGAAGGAATTATATTTGGATTTAATGTCAGAGCTCCCGGATCAGTTAAAAACTATGCTAAGAAGAAAAGTGTTGAAATTCGGCTGTACAAGGTCATCTATGATTTGATTGATGATTTGCGGAATGCCATGGAAGGTCTTCTTGAACCTGCTGAG GAGGAAGTACCAATTGGTACAGCAAAAGTTCGAGCAGTTTTCAGTAGTGGCAGTGGCAAAGTGGCTGGTTGCATGATTACTACAGGAAAAGTTGTTCAAGATTGCAATGTTAGGGTCCTTCGTAAAGGGAGAGAAATATACGTGGGTTCACTTGATTCCTTGAGAAGGGTGAAAGAAACTGTTAAGGAG GTTGGTGCAGGGCTAGAGTGTGGCATCGGGGTAGATGACTTTGATGAATGGGAGGAAGGTGACGTCATAGAAGCATTCAACACTGTGAAAAAGGCAAGAACCCTCGAGGAGGCCTCTGCAACCGTAACTGCTGCTCTGAAGGATGCAGGCGTCCAGCTGTAG